In Acidobacteriota bacterium, a genomic segment contains:
- a CDS encoding SGNH/GDSL hydrolase family protein, whose protein sequence is MAIRLCLLLLTLMPLAVGAQPAADAPQPVRWHAVTQDLLDGQGWRETARPFDRLPARAEGVVRQPVWDLSRHSAGLSLRFTSDATRIRIRWTVTLDRLALPHMPATGVSGLDVYAKDGGAWRFVGGARPTQSPTNDAEVITGMAAVSREFLVYLPLYNGVSQLEIGVPEEAAFRFEPRASSRPLVVYGTSITQGCCASRPGMVYTAILGRRLGVPVINLGFSGNGKAEPEMARLLTELDPAVYVLDSLPNMTPEQVVERMPALIETIRAARPHTPIVLVEHLLYPNSRFRPQKAADIASSNASLRRIHDARRKAGDRFITVVSSATLLGTDGDGTVDDSHPTELGFERMADGLEPHLRRVLPREPRAR, encoded by the coding sequence ATGGCCATTCGACTCTGCCTGTTGCTCCTGACCCTGATGCCGCTCGCCGTCGGTGCGCAGCCGGCCGCCGACGCGCCGCAGCCGGTGCGGTGGCACGCCGTGACGCAGGATCTGCTCGACGGGCAGGGCTGGCGCGAGACGGCGCGGCCCTTCGACAGGCTGCCCGCGCGGGCCGAGGGTGTGGTCAGGCAGCCGGTGTGGGACCTGTCGAGACACTCCGCGGGGCTGAGCCTGCGCTTCACGAGCGACGCCACGCGCATCCGCATCAGGTGGACCGTCACGCTCGATCGACTCGCGCTGCCGCACATGCCGGCCACCGGCGTGAGCGGCCTCGACGTGTACGCGAAAGATGGCGGGGCGTGGCGATTCGTGGGAGGCGCGCGGCCCACGCAGTCGCCGACCAACGACGCGGAGGTCATCACGGGCATGGCGGCCGTGTCTCGCGAGTTCCTCGTCTACCTGCCGCTGTACAACGGCGTGTCGCAGCTCGAGATCGGCGTGCCCGAGGAGGCCGCCTTCCGCTTCGAGCCGCGCGCCTCGTCCCGCCCGCTCGTCGTCTATGGCACGTCGATCACGCAGGGCTGCTGCGCCAGCCGGCCCGGCATGGTGTACACCGCGATCCTCGGCAGACGGCTCGGCGTCCCGGTGATCAACCTGGGATTCTCCGGCAACGGCAAGGCGGAGCCCGAGATGGCGCGCCTGCTCACCGAACTCGATCCGGCGGTGTACGTGCTGGACTCGCTCCCCAACATGACGCCCGAGCAGGTCGTCGAGCGCATGCCGGCGCTCATCGAGACGATCCGCGCCGCGAGGCCGCACACGCCCATCGTGCTCGTCGAGCACCTGCTCTATCCGAACAGCCGCTTCCGCCCGCAGAAGGCCGCCGACATCGCCTCGTCCAATGCATCGCTCAGGCGCATCCACGACGCGCGACGCAAGGCCGGTGACAGGTTCATCACCGTCGTGTCGAGCGCAACGCTGCTCGGCACCGACGGCGACGGCACCGTGGACGACAGCCATCCGACTGAACTCGGCTTCGAGCGCATGGCCGACGGCCTGGAGCCCCACCTGCGGCGCGTGCTGCCACGGGAGCCGCGCGCACGTTGA
- a CDS encoding ABC transporter permease: MLLNTILLALRGLARTKLRSVLTMLGHGIGVTAVVTMVTLGNGTTQSVSAQIASLGSNLLIVMPGQRGGPGSAGSSAPLFKVADARAIEDQVSGLRAVAPSASQSTTVVAMARNWTTSVTGTTSGYFTAANWTIASGRVFSEAEERSGAAVCVIGETVRNKLFGAANPVGSVIRVKQFTCDVIGLLASKGQASMGRDQDDTVVIPLRTLQRRVTGNQNVSQLTVAARDGASTDRVKASIEELMRERRRITAGENDDFNVLDTREIAQTMTGTTRLLTMLLGAVAGVSLLVGGIGIMNIMLVSVTERTREIGTRLAIGALEREVLSQFLIEAVTLSSLGGVIGLALATIASIVLSGAMMVPFVFDTRINVIAFAFSAGLGVLFGYLPARRAAQLDPIEALRHE; the protein is encoded by the coding sequence ATGCTGCTCAACACGATCCTGCTCGCCCTGCGCGGACTCGCCCGCACCAAGTTGCGGTCGGTCCTCACCATGCTCGGCCACGGGATCGGCGTGACGGCGGTGGTCACGATGGTGACGCTCGGCAACGGCACCACGCAGTCGGTCTCCGCGCAGATCGCGAGCCTGGGGAGCAACCTGCTCATCGTGATGCCTGGGCAGCGAGGCGGGCCGGGATCGGCCGGGTCGTCAGCGCCCCTCTTCAAGGTCGCCGACGCCAGGGCGATCGAGGATCAGGTCAGCGGCCTGCGTGCGGTTGCGCCGAGCGCGAGCCAGTCGACGACGGTCGTGGCCATGGCGCGCAACTGGACGACGTCGGTGACAGGCACCACGTCCGGCTACTTCACCGCCGCCAACTGGACGATCGCGTCAGGCCGTGTCTTCTCCGAAGCCGAGGAGCGATCGGGGGCAGCCGTGTGCGTCATCGGCGAGACGGTGCGGAACAAGCTGTTCGGCGCCGCCAATCCCGTCGGCAGCGTCATCCGCGTGAAGCAGTTCACGTGCGACGTCATCGGGCTGCTGGCCTCGAAGGGCCAGGCGTCGATGGGGCGCGACCAGGACGACACGGTGGTGATCCCGCTGCGGACGCTCCAGCGTCGCGTGACAGGCAACCAGAACGTGAGCCAACTGACCGTCGCCGCGCGCGACGGTGCGTCCACCGATCGCGTCAAGGCCTCGATCGAAGAACTGATGCGCGAACGGCGGCGGATCACGGCGGGCGAGAACGACGACTTCAACGTGCTCGACACGCGCGAAATCGCCCAGACGATGACGGGAACGACCAGGTTGCTCACGATGCTGCTCGGCGCCGTGGCCGGCGTGAGCCTGCTGGTGGGCGGCATCGGCATCATGAACATCATGCTCGTGTCGGTCACCGAGCGCACGCGCGAGATCGGCACGCGCCTGGCGATCGGGGCCCTCGAGCGGGAAGTGCTGTCGCAGTTCCTCATCGAGGCGGTGACGCTGTCGTCGCTCGGCGGCGTCATCGGTCTGGCGCTGGCCACCATCGCGTCAATCGTGCTGTCGGGCGCGATGATGGTGCCGTTCGTGTTCGACACGCGCATCAACGTGATCGCCTTTGCGTTCTCGGCGGGCCTGGGTGTGCTGTTCGGCTACCTGCCGGCCAGGCGCGCGGCGCAGCTCGATCCCATCGAGGCCCTCCGCCACGAGTAG
- a CDS encoding ABC transporter ATP-binding protein, with translation MAPAAAAPSPAPVIEPRDVIIDIADVTKTYGEGSSAFQALRGVSFSIRRGEFVAITGPSGSGKSTMMNVLGCLDTPSSGHYRFRDVQVDRLSRNQRALLRRHCFGFVFQGFNLLARTTALENVELPMLYRGVGSRERNRRAMEALELVGLTRWATHTPGELSGGQQQRVAIARALVTDPDVLLADEPTGNLDTQRSREIMDLITSLNRGRGITVLMVTHEPDIAAHADRTIHFVDGLIDRDTRKEPVH, from the coding sequence ATGGCGCCTGCGGCAGCTGCGCCATCGCCGGCCCCTGTCATCGAGCCACGCGACGTCATCATCGACATCGCCGACGTCACCAAGACCTATGGCGAAGGGTCGTCGGCGTTCCAGGCGTTGCGCGGTGTCAGCTTCTCCATCCGCCGGGGCGAGTTCGTCGCGATCACCGGGCCCAGCGGATCGGGCAAGTCCACGATGATGAACGTCCTCGGCTGCCTCGACACACCCTCGTCCGGGCACTACCGCTTCCGTGACGTGCAGGTGGACCGCCTGTCGCGCAACCAGCGGGCGCTGTTGCGCCGGCACTGCTTCGGATTCGTGTTCCAGGGCTTCAATCTGCTGGCGCGCACCACGGCGCTCGAGAACGTGGAACTGCCGATGCTGTATCGCGGCGTCGGCAGCCGCGAACGCAACCGGCGCGCCATGGAGGCGCTCGAACTCGTGGGCCTCACGCGGTGGGCGACGCACACGCCGGGTGAACTGTCCGGTGGCCAGCAGCAGCGCGTGGCGATCGCGCGCGCGCTCGTCACCGACCCCGACGTGCTGCTGGCCGATGAGCCGACGGGCAACCTCGACACGCAGCGCAGCCGCGAAATCATGGATCTGATCACGTCGCTCAATCGCGGTCGCGGGATCACGGTGCTGATGGTCACGCACGAGCCGGACATCGCCGCGCATGCCGACCGCACGATCCACTTCGTTGACGGCCTCATCGATCGCGACACACGGAAGGAGCCGGTGCACTGA
- a CDS encoding efflux RND transporter periplasmic adaptor subunit produces MKTTTQSRADLSAILANDTGSRRLTRLVTWVVVACLVGGGVWIWQSRAQQAAAAAASTRYVTEAATRGRLDVKVAATGNLQPTNTVEVGSELSGLVESVFVDDNQTVKKGQELARLDTERLRDQITRSQATLASAQARLAQSEATVKEASAALDRFREVSRLSGGRVPSKAEMESAEATLARAEADRASTAATVTEARAALSSDQINLSKASIRSPINGVVLKRSVEPGQTVAASLQVATLFTIAEDLRKMELEVDVDEADVGRVADGQAATFSVDAYPDRTYTATVTRVAYGATTTTDVVSYATVLVVENDDLSLRPGMTASADIATASVENALLGPNAALRFTPPATAAASRGFSIMPRPPQQTPRQTEATPTDGSRALWVLRDGQAVSVSVTVGQSDGRHTAVTSGELADGDQVITEYVAGTQS; encoded by the coding sequence ATGAAGACGACGACACAGTCCCGGGCCGACCTTTCGGCCATTCTCGCCAACGACACCGGATCGCGTCGCCTGACGCGCCTCGTCACCTGGGTCGTCGTCGCGTGCCTCGTCGGCGGTGGCGTGTGGATCTGGCAGAGTCGCGCACAGCAGGCAGCCGCGGCGGCGGCATCCACCCGATACGTCACCGAAGCAGCCACGCGCGGCCGTCTCGACGTGAAGGTGGCCGCGACAGGTAACCTGCAGCCGACCAATACCGTCGAGGTGGGCAGCGAGCTGTCAGGCCTGGTCGAGTCGGTGTTCGTCGACGACAACCAGACGGTGAAGAAGGGACAGGAACTGGCCCGGCTCGACACCGAGCGCCTGCGCGACCAGATCACGCGATCGCAGGCGACGCTGGCGTCGGCGCAGGCACGCCTGGCGCAGTCGGAGGCCACGGTGAAGGAAGCCTCCGCCGCACTCGACCGCTTTCGCGAAGTCTCGCGACTGTCGGGCGGCAGGGTACCGTCGAAGGCCGAGATGGAGAGCGCGGAAGCCACGCTCGCGCGAGCCGAGGCCGACCGTGCCAGTACGGCGGCGACCGTCACCGAGGCCAGGGCGGCGTTGAGTTCCGATCAGATCAATCTTTCGAAGGCGTCGATCCGGTCGCCCATCAACGGCGTCGTGCTGAAGCGATCGGTCGAACCCGGACAGACCGTGGCGGCATCGCTCCAGGTGGCCACGCTGTTCACCATTGCCGAGGACCTCCGCAAGATGGAGCTCGAGGTGGACGTGGACGAGGCGGATGTCGGCCGCGTGGCCGATGGTCAGGCGGCGACGTTCAGCGTCGACGCGTATCCGGACCGCACGTACACGGCCACCGTGACGCGCGTGGCCTACGGCGCCACGACGACCACCGACGTCGTGTCGTATGCGACGGTGCTGGTGGTCGAGAACGACGATCTCAGCCTCAGACCCGGCATGACGGCATCGGCGGACATCGCCACGGCATCCGTCGAGAACGCGCTGCTCGGGCCCAACGCCGCCCTGCGCTTCACGCCGCCAGCCACGGCCGCGGCGAGTCGTGGATTCAGCATCATGCCTCGTCCCCCGCAGCAGACGCCGCGACAGACGGAGGCGACGCCCACTGACGGCTCGCGCGCGCTCTGGGTGCTGCGCGACGGACAGGCGGTGAGCGTGTCGGTTACCGTCGGGCAGAGCGATGGGCGCCACACGGCAGTCACGTCTGGCGAACTGGCGGATGGAGATCAGGTGATCACCGAATACGTCGCGGGGACGCAGTCATGA